The Candidatus Dependentiae bacterium genome includes a window with the following:
- a CDS encoding FAD-binding protein, with protein sequence MFFRRFILNVFVIAHISFNIFSVVINDSSLLNPIDVKSIATPKTIDELQTIVIDANKNKNSISICGMHFSQGGHCATQNGIVINMKELNKIIHIDQEKKEVTVQTGITWGQLQKHLHSYGLAISCMQSYNDFSVGGSLSVNCHGQDIHYPLISTTVKEIKLIMADGSMLTANKNLNSEIFESAIGGYGLIGIIHEVRIQLSNNNLLRKKALEIPTESYPAYFNSHVKNNPAIALHSARLTISEKNLFKNVLIVDYYNTEQTVFSDDMPNHIKQKVINKLFITTQSKPSPLRDLRPYFERNLFEKESEMSRNAAMGSTISGLLSPSSKTTYTLQEYFIPLENFNKFQNELKKYITDSALNVLNITIRYVPKSTDSLLNYTQKDSFGFVLFVNHDTQQNTLDDMKKTTQQLISCALNLGGTYYLPYQLYATEEQLKCAYPQFDKFAQLKNKVDPNHLFTNSFWQKYGKTY encoded by the coding sequence ATGTTTTTTCGTCGATTTATACTAAACGTGTTCGTTATTGCGCACATCTCTTTTAATATTTTCTCCGTCGTCATCAACGACTCAAGTTTGCTTAATCCAATTGATGTTAAATCTATAGCTACTCCAAAAACTATAGACGAGCTGCAAACGATTGTTATTGATGCTAATAAGAATAAAAATTCTATAAGTATTTGCGGGATGCACTTTTCTCAAGGTGGGCATTGCGCAACTCAAAATGGTATTGTTATCAATATGAAAGAATTGAATAAAATCATACACATTGATCAAGAGAAAAAAGAGGTTACCGTTCAGACCGGGATCACGTGGGGACAACTTCAAAAGCATCTCCACTCTTATGGACTTGCAATCAGTTGCATGCAATCGTATAACGACTTTTCAGTTGGTGGTTCATTGAGCGTTAACTGCCACGGCCAAGATATTCACTATCCACTCATAAGCACTACCGTCAAAGAAATAAAATTGATTATGGCCGATGGATCGATGCTAACAGCTAACAAGAATTTGAATTCTGAAATTTTTGAATCAGCAATTGGTGGATACGGCCTTATAGGAATCATTCACGAAGTTCGAATCCAACTTTCCAATAATAATCTACTCAGAAAGAAGGCTCTCGAGATACCAACTGAAAGCTATCCTGCATATTTTAATTCGCATGTCAAAAACAATCCAGCTATAGCATTGCATTCTGCCAGACTTACCATTTCAGAAAAAAATCTTTTTAAAAACGTGCTTATCGTTGATTATTACAACACCGAGCAAACCGTATTCAGCGATGACATGCCAAATCACATAAAACAAAAAGTCATTAATAAATTGTTTATAACCACCCAAAGCAAACCTTCACCTTTACGTGATTTGCGACCTTATTTCGAAAGAAATCTATTTGAAAAAGAATCGGAGATGTCACGCAATGCGGCAATGGGGTCAACTATCAGTGGGCTTCTTTCTCCTTCTTCTAAAACTACATACACCTTACAAGAATATTTTATTCCGCTAGAAAACTTTAATAAGTTTCAAAACGAACTGAAAAAATACATAACAGATAGTGCGCTCAATGTGCTCAATATAACTATTCGTTATGTTCCTAAAAGTACTGATTCACTATTAAACTATACGCAAAAAGATTCTTTTGGATTTGTATTGTTTGTTAATCACGATACACAGCAAAACACTCTCGATGATATGAAAAAAACAACCCAGCAACTTATCAGTTGCGCGTTGAACCTTGGCGGAACTTATTACTTACCTTATCAACTGTATGCAACAGAAGAACAACTCAAATGCGCATATCCACAGTTCGATAAATTCGCACAATTGAAAAACAAGGTTGATCCAAATCATCTTTTTACCAATTCCTTTTGGCAAAAATACGGAAAAACTTACTAG
- a CDS encoding ABC transporter permease — MHTMKHFIKLLSSRYLKEATEQHTLGSMVKICFFSIALATCSLALIGSIMRGFEQAAQNTLQSIHADIIIEPNGIQMDEKFIEKTLKTYEQIVGYSPSKSGHAMISARNDSDLPQAIIIKGVRPAQEAKTSSIEQMIIAPKIKKALETILDESSIIIGAKLAQLLNVTCGDTVKLYYATDYQSIGKKIHLDTQMVKIAGIFKTGIDEFDSAMALSSFDFFNELFEQEIDSIAVRVKHKADAASVIQSLKKELPYQVLSWKDLYPALFSALKLERFAMIAILFLIIIVSSMTIVALMFMLITHKKSDIVILRAMGCSVHQIRILFLAIGTCITLPAIVAGLISAFFIGFVCKHHIHLELPDTYYATHLPIDLNPTLFIAIGSFVFAIALIASWLPLRSLGRLPLSAHLRK, encoded by the coding sequence ATGCATACTATGAAACATTTTATCAAGCTCCTTTCATCGCGCTATCTAAAAGAAGCCACTGAGCAGCACACGCTAGGCAGCATGGTAAAAATTTGTTTTTTTTCAATCGCATTGGCGACATGTTCGCTCGCTCTGATTGGATCTATCATGCGAGGATTTGAACAAGCGGCACAAAATACTTTGCAGAGTATTCATGCCGATATTATTATCGAGCCTAATGGCATTCAAATGGATGAAAAATTCATAGAAAAAACGTTAAAAACCTATGAACAAATAGTTGGCTACAGCCCTTCAAAAAGTGGTCATGCTATGATAAGCGCAAGAAATGATAGCGATTTGCCGCAAGCAATTATTATTAAGGGCGTACGGCCAGCACAAGAAGCAAAAACTTCTTCCATTGAACAAATGATTATTGCACCTAAAATAAAGAAAGCATTGGAAACTATTTTGGATGAATCATCAATTATTATTGGCGCCAAGTTAGCGCAATTGCTCAATGTAACGTGTGGCGATACCGTAAAGTTGTATTACGCAACCGATTATCAATCCATCGGAAAGAAAATTCATCTAGATACCCAAATGGTAAAAATAGCGGGCATCTTTAAAACAGGTATTGATGAATTTGATTCAGCAATGGCGCTCAGTTCATTTGATTTTTTTAATGAACTGTTTGAGCAAGAAATAGATTCCATAGCGGTTCGTGTCAAACATAAAGCAGATGCTGCATCGGTTATTCAGTCACTAAAAAAAGAATTGCCGTATCAAGTACTTTCCTGGAAAGATTTGTACCCTGCTCTTTTTTCCGCGCTTAAATTAGAACGTTTCGCGATGATCGCTATTTTGTTTTTAATAATTATCGTCTCCAGCATGACGATCGTCGCCCTTATGTTCATGCTTATCACCCATAAAAAATCTGATATTGTGATTTTGCGGGCAATGGGATGTTCGGTACATCAAATTAGGATTCTTTTTCTTGCGATCGGAACATGCATAACCCTACCAGCAATTGTTGCCGGATTAATAAGTGCATTTTTCATCGGTTTTGTTTGCAAACATCATATTCATCTGGAACTACCCGATACCTATTATGCTACACATTTACCAATAGATCTTAATCCCACGCTCTTTATAGCGATTGGCTCTTTTGTATTTGCAATTGCCCTTATCGCTTCGTGGCTCCCATTACGCTCACTTGGGAGATTGCCCCTATCTGCACACCTGCGCAAGTAA
- a CDS encoding RpiB/LacA/LacB family sugar-phosphate isomerase: protein MHKTLAIGADHRGYMYKEQLKKISQFGGCSVTWIDVGVQNTERADYPVPAQAAVAEIKNGNAQGALLLCGSGVGMAIAANRFPGIYAAVVWEPIVARMAKEDDNANVLSLSADYVDFKTTVQCIEEWLNATFKEGRYAFRLSLID, encoded by the coding sequence ATGCATAAAACGCTCGCTATTGGCGCGGATCATCGTGGTTATATGTATAAAGAGCAGTTAAAAAAGATTTCGCAATTTGGAGGTTGTTCCGTTACTTGGATTGATGTGGGCGTGCAAAATACAGAACGAGCAGATTATCCGGTGCCTGCGCAAGCAGCTGTTGCGGAAATCAAAAATGGAAATGCTCAGGGCGCTTTATTATTGTGCGGGTCTGGCGTTGGAATGGCAATAGCAGCAAATCGATTTCCTGGAATATACGCAGCCGTTGTTTGGGAACCTATTGTTGCCCGCATGGCAAAAGAGGACGATAATGCAAACGTACTTTCTCTTTCTGCGGATTATGTAGATTTTAAAACCACTGTACAGTGTATTGAAGAATGGTTAAACGCTACATTTAAAGAAGGGCGCTACGCTTTTCGACTTTCACTTATTGATTGA
- a CDS encoding AAA family ATPase: protein MKFSNRINILLWCMIASAPSIVTFSTYADSITTPIEGKEASGSSQQENSSPADKQLLEDTIELHLRSTLDIFKKFDFVLENLAQVINNNQIRGCDKAKALDHIKMLRYNIFQIQKSSALMNDQMSIKLLNVLFAGFADHVRMLIKNRFIELPEPNFDSIIKDTVTRGTPSFEAIRSDIAANEKLIRTIESEANRIGLSLFNRAYRRVEKFMDDYQVLPRTGKILIGALIGYVLISRIPGQYIPDKEDIKNLGEEKVAQLMEESANSWLTRLQNFTFGPNVRVNQFGKITNSNWAKTPGWIEHYLRSIGIADLAFPGLITWGLFKDQISTTFKDSRTWTEKKWEIIRSYLRGGPVIRKVDKWDKEPTVRFKDVIGKDHAKDILWRVVEYIRDHERFDRAGIVPAAGYLLAGPSRTGKTYIAEALAGEIKDALEAQGITDKFNYIYFTAAEVLQFGISAIISYAKQHAPCVLFIDEIDMLGAQRDRNAQGLSELLTAMSGAMMNADNSRQVIMLAATNAPQNLDYALLQPGRFEKTIWFTYPTVAERAHFLGKELEKRAILTVDTNYLYKLAQETDGMSFEGIRSIIITALQYARAEGEVLNEMHLERAFDEESRLIIFEEPRISEQERKLIAIHQAGHAIATMLFQGNQAVAKVTICPVNVKPKEEPVWMKYVDEKEKQESVEYGKIFTVRKNDAASFSNRDELIAQCKIDLAGHIAETILLGNTGYTYHRHDNQKALAMAKYIIFRGMKESELPKEQREKLQREAFDLLKQCEKEVADLLTQHKDKIEITAQALEKYLSLSGYHLELIMEGKPLVKEDASAQPTEAAPTKAEAEPAAPAA, encoded by the coding sequence ATGAAATTTTCTAATAGAATTAATATATTATTATGGTGCATGATCGCATCAGCCCCATCAATCGTCACCTTTAGCACCTATGCAGACTCAATAACGACTCCCATAGAAGGAAAAGAAGCCTCGGGATCATCACAGCAAGAAAATTCATCGCCCGCCGACAAGCAACTCCTAGAAGATACGATTGAGCTTCACTTGCGCTCAACGCTCGATATTTTCAAGAAGTTTGACTTCGTACTAGAAAATTTGGCCCAAGTCATTAATAACAACCAAATTCGTGGTTGCGACAAAGCAAAAGCTCTCGATCACATTAAAATGCTTCGCTATAACATCTTTCAAATTCAAAAAAGCAGCGCTTTAATGAATGATCAAATGAGTATTAAGCTCCTTAACGTTCTTTTTGCTGGATTTGCAGATCACGTTCGCATGCTCATTAAAAATCGTTTTATTGAGCTTCCAGAACCAAACTTTGATAGCATAATAAAGGATACGGTTACCCGAGGAACCCCAAGCTTTGAAGCAATCCGCAGCGATATTGCAGCTAATGAAAAATTAATAAGGACTATTGAATCTGAAGCAAATCGCATAGGCCTTTCTCTTTTCAATCGCGCATACCGCCGTGTTGAAAAATTCATGGATGACTATCAAGTATTGCCAAGAACAGGAAAAATTCTTATCGGTGCTTTAATTGGATATGTTTTAATCTCTAGAATACCGGGCCAGTACATACCTGACAAAGAAGATATAAAGAATCTAGGAGAGGAAAAAGTAGCTCAATTAATGGAAGAAAGCGCAAACTCGTGGCTTACTAGATTACAAAATTTTACGTTCGGCCCAAATGTCAGAGTAAATCAATTTGGAAAAATAACAAATAGCAACTGGGCGAAAACTCCTGGTTGGATAGAGCATTATTTAAGAAGTATTGGCATTGCTGATCTCGCATTTCCAGGATTAATTACTTGGGGGCTTTTTAAGGATCAGATCTCAACTACTTTCAAAGATTCAAGAACATGGACCGAAAAGAAATGGGAAATAATTCGCAGCTATTTGCGCGGCGGTCCCGTAATTAGAAAAGTCGACAAATGGGATAAAGAGCCAACAGTACGCTTTAAAGACGTTATTGGTAAAGATCACGCTAAAGATATCCTCTGGAGAGTTGTCGAATATATTCGTGATCATGAGCGTTTTGATAGAGCCGGAATAGTTCCAGCCGCAGGTTATTTACTTGCTGGCCCTTCACGAACTGGAAAAACATATATAGCTGAAGCGCTTGCAGGCGAAATTAAAGATGCTCTTGAGGCACAAGGCATTACAGATAAATTTAATTACATTTACTTCACCGCAGCAGAAGTGCTTCAATTTGGAATCTCAGCAATTATTTCATATGCAAAACAGCATGCTCCATGTGTACTATTTATCGACGAAATCGATATGCTCGGCGCACAGCGTGATCGAAACGCACAAGGTCTTTCAGAATTACTGACTGCCATGAGCGGCGCGATGATGAATGCAGATAATTCTCGCCAAGTTATTATGCTTGCGGCAACAAATGCTCCACAGAATTTGGATTATGCATTGCTACAACCAGGAAGATTTGAAAAAACTATTTGGTTTACGTATCCAACCGTTGCTGAACGCGCACACTTTTTGGGCAAGGAACTGGAAAAGCGCGCCATACTCACCGTTGATACAAACTATCTTTATAAGCTTGCGCAAGAAACAGACGGAATGTCTTTTGAGGGTATTCGTTCTATTATTATTACAGCATTGCAATATGCCAGAGCTGAAGGGGAAGTGCTCAATGAGATGCATCTTGAACGCGCATTCGATGAAGAAAGCAGATTGATTATCTTTGAAGAGCCACGTATTAGTGAGCAAGAGCGAAAATTAATTGCCATTCACCAAGCGGGCCACGCAATTGCTACGATGTTATTCCAAGGCAACCAAGCGGTAGCGAAAGTAACTATTTGCCCAGTCAACGTCAAACCGAAAGAAGAACCGGTTTGGATGAAATACGTTGATGAAAAAGAGAAGCAAGAATCTGTTGAGTATGGAAAGATATTTACTGTTCGCAAAAATGATGCCGCATCATTTAGCAATCGCGATGAACTCATTGCTCAATGTAAAATCGATTTAGCTGGCCATATTGCGGAAACCATCTTATTAGGCAATACAGGCTATACTTACCATCGACATGATAATCAAAAAGCTTTGGCTATGGCAAAATACATTATCTTTAGAGGTATGAAAGAAAGTGAATTGCCAAAAGAACAACGTGAAAAGTTGCAGCGCGAAGCATTTGATTTATTGAAACAATGCGAGAAAGAGGTCGCTGATCTTCTTACGCAACATAAAGATAAAATTGAGATAACAGCTCAAGCACTTGAAAAATATTTGAGCTTAAGCGGCTATCATCTTGAATTGATCATGGAAGGCAAACCATTGGTTAAAGAAGACGCATCAGCGCAGCCAACAGAAGCCGCACCTACAAAGGCAGAGGCAGAACCAGCTGCTCCCGCTGCATAA
- the trxB gene encoding thioredoxin-disulfide reductase: MLKNRMLKVVLFLGVFLLGASGTSALYYAWRNKSPFDFSMNKINEHEGVVPLVILGSGPASLSAALYGARQKIKTIVIAGNKPGGALTETSYIENWPGRPKILGTEVMKDLQEQAVQFGAEIISDAVERVDFSQWPFQIVTESGRTFYALVVIIGTGSTPKTLGIPGEQEYWGKGVTTCAICDAPFHQDKEVVVIGGGDSAIEEAIQLAAYAKKITILVRKDRMRAAAAMQDRLHDYANIEIKYNTEVRSIVGDGDLVTGVELFDSKTDTQSTMQVSGVFLAIGHDPNAALFKQYLKLDAEGTISLADRTQATSLAGIFAAGDVTDHRYRQAGVAAGDGIKAALDAVSFLQEHGFNTTVAREIEKRSKPTIAEKRVEVPQIKQLEELKEIINAAKGLVVVDYYAPYCPSCMRMLPSLSAVAAEFAEQVAFLKVDTSVSPEIAQEYHVPTIPCLMVFKDQKMIARINQPMSRKQLEELMNKLLDQEDA; this comes from the coding sequence ATGCTAAAAAATCGAATGTTAAAAGTTGTCTTGTTCTTGGGAGTTTTTTTGCTTGGCGCGAGTGGAACGAGTGCGTTGTATTATGCGTGGCGTAATAAATCACCATTCGATTTTTCGATGAATAAAATTAATGAGCATGAGGGTGTAGTGCCATTGGTTATACTCGGATCTGGGCCAGCATCGCTGAGCGCGGCACTATATGGCGCGCGGCAGAAAATAAAAACAATCGTTATTGCGGGAAATAAACCTGGCGGTGCGTTAACCGAAACAAGTTATATTGAAAACTGGCCAGGCAGACCAAAAATTCTTGGAACCGAAGTGATGAAGGATTTGCAGGAACAAGCTGTTCAGTTTGGCGCAGAAATTATTAGCGATGCGGTCGAGCGTGTTGATTTTTCACAATGGCCATTTCAGATCGTTACCGAAAGTGGCAGAACGTTTTACGCACTTGTGGTTATTATTGGAACAGGATCGACTCCCAAAACTCTCGGCATTCCGGGTGAGCAAGAATATTGGGGCAAAGGTGTAACGACGTGCGCAATTTGTGATGCGCCATTTCACCAAGATAAAGAAGTTGTTGTTATTGGTGGCGGTGATTCTGCAATAGAAGAGGCGATTCAGTTAGCTGCCTATGCAAAAAAAATAACCATTTTAGTGCGCAAAGATCGTATGCGTGCCGCAGCCGCAATGCAGGATCGATTGCACGATTATGCAAACATTGAAATTAAATATAATACTGAGGTGCGTTCAATAGTGGGCGACGGCGATTTGGTAACCGGAGTTGAACTTTTTGACTCAAAAACCGATACGCAATCAACTATGCAGGTAAGTGGGGTGTTTTTGGCAATTGGCCATGATCCGAATGCCGCATTATTTAAACAATATCTAAAATTGGATGCAGAAGGCACGATTTCGCTGGCAGATCGTACCCAGGCTACTTCGTTGGCCGGTATTTTTGCAGCAGGCGATGTAACCGATCATCGCTATCGCCAAGCAGGGGTTGCCGCGGGCGATGGAATAAAGGCGGCCCTTGATGCCGTTTCGTTTCTCCAAGAGCATGGGTTTAATACCACCGTTGCGCGAGAAATAGAAAAAAGAAGTAAGCCAACTATTGCTGAAAAAAGGGTTGAAGTTCCACAGATTAAGCAACTAGAAGAGCTTAAAGAGATAATCAACGCAGCAAAGGGGCTGGTGGTTGTTGATTATTATGCCCCTTATTGCCCAAGCTGCATGCGAATGTTGCCAAGCCTCTCAGCTGTGGCGGCAGAATTTGCAGAACAAGTAGCATTCTTAAAAGTTGATACGAGCGTTTCTCCCGAGATTGCGCAGGAATATCATGTTCCAACGATTCCTTGCTTGATGGTCTTTAAAGATCAGAAAATGATAGCGCGCATTAATCAGCCGATGAGCCGTAAACAGCTTGAAGAGTTAATGAATAAGCTTTTAGATCAAGAGGACGCATAG
- a CDS encoding alpha/beta hydrolase translates to MYKKVGKRLLFGLFTVVFVAWWSMIVGSFSAIMPDRVVLDNQTKYLDGAQMEYVTFISQAGTDCKAMERHGILVKKPGAEATIVVCHGFMCNKFDISFMRRLIFPDYNVMIFDFRAHGEHVEADHCCTFGRDEALDVAGAANYLHAREDLKDVPLIAYGFSMGAVAAIQAQAESERQGKPFFKALILDCPYDTSENILKRCMDHLKFSIMGYTFDLPGKKFLERYAFNSYVQSILKSVLKTVAQLNATATNTYIYPVNPAESIKNVSAPVFLIHCYNDEKVTVEAAHHLYDNAAGYKRLWITKGRRHFDSVFFIPDKYIYKVQLFIQDVLSGNIQNKPRQKILSDIKQ, encoded by the coding sequence ATGTATAAAAAGGTAGGCAAGCGCTTACTTTTCGGCTTATTTACCGTGGTTTTTGTTGCTTGGTGGTCGATGATAGTCGGTTCATTTAGCGCTATAATGCCCGATCGCGTAGTTCTAGATAACCAAACAAAGTATTTAGATGGCGCGCAAATGGAATATGTTACCTTTATTTCTCAAGCGGGTACCGATTGCAAGGCAATGGAGCGCCATGGGATTTTGGTAAAAAAGCCAGGTGCAGAGGCTACTATCGTTGTATGCCATGGATTTATGTGCAATAAATTTGATATTTCGTTCATGCGCCGCCTTATTTTTCCCGATTATAATGTAATGATTTTTGATTTTCGTGCTCACGGTGAGCATGTCGAAGCGGACCATTGCTGCACGTTTGGCCGCGATGAAGCGCTGGATGTTGCAGGTGCGGCCAATTATTTGCATGCCCGTGAAGATTTAAAAGATGTGCCGCTTATCGCGTACGGTTTTTCCATGGGAGCGGTTGCAGCCATTCAGGCGCAAGCAGAATCTGAGCGGCAGGGGAAGCCTTTCTTTAAGGCTTTAATTCTCGATTGCCCCTACGATACGAGTGAAAATATTTTAAAGCGATGCATGGATCATCTTAAATTTTCGATTATGGGCTATACGTTCGATTTGCCGGGCAAAAAATTTCTGGAACGATACGCTTTCAACTCGTATGTGCAATCGATACTTAAATCAGTTTTAAAAACGGTAGCGCAATTGAATGCGACCGCTACTAATACCTATATTTATCCGGTAAATCCTGCGGAATCTATAAAAAACGTTTCGGCACCAGTTTTTTTGATCCATTGTTATAACGATGAGAAAGTGACAGTAGAAGCAGCGCATCATTTATATGATAATGCTGCGGGTTATAAACGACTTTGGATAACAAAAGGGCGCCGCCATTTTGATTCTGTGTTCTTTATTCCGGATAAATATATCTATAAAGTTCAACTGTTTATTCAAGACGTGCTATCGGGAAATATACAAAATAAACCACGTCAAAAAATACTATCAGATATAAAACAATAA